In Prunus dulcis chromosome 1, ALMONDv2, whole genome shotgun sequence, the following are encoded in one genomic region:
- the LOC117616391 gene encoding ubiquitin-like-specific protease ESD4, translated as MGALTSNRKRGDECLSLNSAHPSPYSQNFQISKRPRFSYVKQIPDRPIVSSNSVASRVSRYPDIKPPLTRVHAPCRTGKFGFFSNREDSSPQARGVHEKERSGVIMGSVLSFHLEKAKSRALDTFRYLNKGKEVIELDEEVETDRVSEDSSIEEVLAIEEDDRERPSVVDYVQELDTKMVDCGPQGTQPSASSVVSDLTTLTNGPFKVDSAGKMLDSLSLNREVEVPSVVVYKQLLESVERRTPKLEHLHSQIEFNVSKLSLLESLRPQKKPVKVVPDEPFVALRKEEMAEVEQAFSSANRRRVLVTHENSNIEITGEMLQCLRPRAWLNDEVINVYFELLKEREKREPQNFLKCHFFNTFFYKKLIGGKSNYDYKSVRRWTTQKKLGYSLIDCDKIFVPIHKEIHWCLAVINKAEEKLQYLDSLKGRDTQVMNRLAKYYVDEVKDKCGKDINLSSWKLEYVEDLPEQENGFDCGVFMIKYADFYSRGLDLCFKQEHMPYFRLRTAKEILKLRAD; from the exons ATGGGAGCACTAACCAGCAATCGTAAGCGAGGGGACGAGTGTTTGAGCTTGAATTCTGCACACCCATCTCCGTATTCGcagaattttcaaatttcaaagcgACCCAGATTCTCTTATGTGAAGCAAATCCCGGACCGGCCCATAGTATCTTCCAATAGCGTCGCTTCGAGGGTCTCTCGTTACCCAGATATAAAGCCGCCACTGACGAGAGTTCACGCCCCTTGTAGAACAGGCAAATTCGGGTTCTTCTCGAACAGAGAAGATTCGAGCCCACAAGCCAGAGGGGTTCATGAGAAGGAGCGGTCGGGTGTCATAATGGGCAGTGTATTGTCTTTCCATTTGGAAAAGGCGAAGAGCAGGGCGTTAGATACATTCCGTTATTTGAACAAGGGCAAGGAGGTGATTGAATTGGATGAAGAGGTTGAAACTGACCGAGTTTCTGAGGATTCGAGCATAGAAGAAGTTCTGGCTATAGAGGAAGATGACCGAGAAAGGCCTTCTGTGGTGGATTATGTGCAGGAATTGGATACGAAGATGGTGGACTGTGGACCTCAGGGTACTCAGCCATCGGCTTCTTCGGTGGTTTCAGACTTGACCACACTGACGAATGGCCCTTTCAAAGTGGACAGTGCAGGAAAGATGTTGGACTCATTGTCGCTAAATCGAGAGGTGGAGGTGCCGAGTGTGGTAGTGTACAAGCAGTTGCTTGAGAGTGTAGAGAGGCGGACTCCAAAACTTGAACATTTGCATTCCCAAATTGAGTTCAATGTGAGCAAACTGTCTCTGCTTGAATCGCTGCGTCCACAAAAGAAACCAGTGAAG gttGTACCCGATGAACCCTTTGTTGCTCTTCGAAAGGAGGAAATGGCTGAGGTTGAGCAAGCATTTTCCTCTGCCAATCG GAGGAGAGTCTTGGTAACTCATGAGAACTCAAACATAGAGATCACAGGTGAAATGCTGCAGTGCCTTAGACCACGTGCATGGTTGAATGACGAG GTCATAAATGTCTACTTTGAGTTGCTGAAAGAGAGGGAAAAGAGAGAGCCACAGAATTTCTTAAAATGTCATTTCTTCAACACATTTTTCTACAAAAAG TTGATAGGTGGGAAAAGTAACTATGATTATAAATCCGTCAGAAGGTGGACCACCCAAAAGAAGCTGGGATACAGCCTCATCGATTGTGACAAA ATATTTGTTCCCATCCACAAAGAAATACATTGGTGTTTGGCAGTTATTAACAAGGCAGAGGAGAAGTTACAGTATCTTGATTCACTCAAAGGAAGGGATACCCAAGTGATGAACAGATTG GCGAAATACTATGTTGATGAAGTGAAGGATAAGTGTGGAAAAGACATCAATTTGAGTTCTTGGAAATTAGAATATGTTGAAGACCTTCCTGAGCAGGAGAATGG GTTTGACTGTGGTGTGTTCATGATCAAATATGCTGACTTTTATAGCAGGGGCTTGGATCTCTGTTTCAAGCAG GAACACATGCCATATTTTCGATTGAGAACAGCCAAGGAGATCCTAAAATTGAGAGCGGACTGA